The following proteins are encoded in a genomic region of Sphingopyxis sp. YF1:
- a CDS encoding FdhF/YdeP family oxidoreductase, with amino-acid sequence MSGNRPKYRNYTSPAGGWGAAAATAKVLMEQSVVGKGSRALLAMNQPGGFKCPSCAFPDATCTKKLEFCENGAKALAHEATAFRVTRDFFAQHSVTDLMAQSDYWLEMQGRLTEPMRYDAATDHYVPVSWDDAFAMIGRHLGALDDPNEAEFYTSGRTANETAFLYSIFVREFGTNNFPDCSNMCHEPTSRGLPHSIGVGKGTVVLDDFEHAEAIFLIGHNAGTNAPRMMTPLVEARKRGVPIVAVNPMPERALIKFTEPQDIVQMATFGATEISSEFVHIAIGGDLALLKGMMKVLFERDAAGEAVLDRDFIAAHTAGYEALRADVDAADWAEIVAVSGIDEEQIRRCAEIYIRSNATIICYGMGITQHQEGSRLVQQIANLLLLKGNFGKPGAGISPIRGHSNVQGDRTVGIDEKPSDAYLDKVREVFGFEPPRAHGHHTVESVAAMQAGTAKVFIGLGGNFVRAVPDTERAYAAMRKLKLTVGIATKLNRGHLVHGEEALILPVIARSERIETAKGEQFVTIEDSMSNVTASRGVLDPASEHLLPETEIVCRMAMATLPGSKTGWARYIDDYDAIRDAIAAVYPAIYGRFSERIKDPAGFHLDIPPRRRVWATPNGKANFLILPGLHANAPVADPAMLRLATVRSHDQFNTTVYSYNDRYRGVYGDRMVLFVNAGDRAARGFEAGAQVTLETISPDGVVRRVEGLTLLDYPMSRGAVAGYYPELNPLLPLAYYDKVSGCPAAKSIPVRIVAAGA; translated from the coding sequence ATGTCCGGGAACAGGCCGAAGTACAGGAATTACACCAGCCCCGCGGGCGGCTGGGGCGCGGCGGCGGCGACCGCGAAGGTGCTGATGGAGCAGAGCGTCGTCGGCAAGGGATCGCGCGCCTTGCTCGCGATGAACCAGCCCGGCGGGTTCAAATGCCCGAGCTGCGCCTTTCCCGATGCGACCTGCACCAAGAAGCTCGAGTTCTGCGAGAATGGCGCGAAGGCGCTCGCGCACGAGGCGACGGCCTTTCGGGTGACGCGCGATTTCTTTGCGCAGCACAGCGTCACCGACCTGATGGCGCAGTCGGACTATTGGCTCGAAATGCAGGGGCGGCTGACCGAGCCGATGCGCTACGACGCCGCGACCGACCATTATGTGCCGGTGAGCTGGGACGACGCCTTTGCGATGATCGGCCGGCACCTCGGCGCGCTCGACGATCCGAACGAGGCCGAATTCTACACCTCGGGGCGCACCGCGAACGAGACCGCCTTCCTCTATTCGATCTTCGTGCGCGAGTTCGGCACCAACAATTTCCCCGACTGTTCGAACATGTGCCACGAACCGACGAGCCGCGGGCTGCCGCATTCGATCGGGGTCGGCAAGGGGACAGTGGTCCTCGACGATTTCGAGCATGCCGAGGCGATTTTCCTGATCGGGCACAATGCCGGGACCAATGCGCCGCGGATGATGACCCCGCTCGTCGAGGCGCGCAAACGCGGGGTGCCGATCGTCGCGGTCAACCCGATGCCCGAACGCGCGCTGATCAAATTCACCGAGCCGCAGGACATCGTCCAGATGGCGACCTTTGGCGCGACCGAGATCAGCAGCGAATTCGTCCATATCGCGATCGGCGGCGACCTTGCGCTGCTCAAGGGCATGATGAAGGTGCTGTTCGAGCGCGATGCGGCGGGCGAGGCGGTGCTCGACCGCGATTTCATCGCCGCGCATACGGCGGGGTACGAGGCGCTGCGCGCGGATGTCGACGCGGCCGACTGGGCCGAGATCGTCGCGGTGTCGGGCATCGACGAGGAACAGATCCGGCGCTGCGCCGAAATCTATATCCGCTCGAACGCGACGATCATCTGTTACGGCATGGGGATCACCCAGCATCAGGAGGGTTCGCGGCTCGTCCAGCAGATCGCCAACCTGCTGCTGCTCAAAGGCAATTTTGGCAAGCCCGGCGCGGGCATCTCGCCGATCCGCGGCCATTCGAACGTGCAGGGCGACCGGACGGTCGGCATCGACGAGAAGCCGTCCGACGCCTATCTCGACAAGGTGCGCGAGGTCTTCGGGTTCGAGCCGCCGCGCGCGCACGGGCACCACACGGTCGAATCGGTCGCGGCGATGCAGGCGGGGACCGCGAAGGTCTTTATCGGGCTGGGCGGCAATTTCGTGCGCGCGGTGCCTGATACCGAGCGCGCCTATGCTGCGATGCGCAAACTCAAGCTGACCGTCGGCATCGCGACCAAGCTCAACCGCGGGCATCTGGTGCACGGCGAGGAAGCGCTGATCCTGCCGGTGATCGCGCGGTCGGAGCGGATCGAAACCGCGAAGGGCGAGCAGTTCGTCACGATCGAGGATTCGATGTCGAACGTCACCGCGTCGCGCGGGGTGCTCGATCCGGCGAGCGAGCATCTGCTGCCCGAGACCGAGATCGTGTGCCGCATGGCGATGGCGACGCTGCCCGGCAGCAAGACCGGCTGGGCGCGCTACATCGACGATTACGACGCGATCCGCGACGCGATCGCCGCGGTCTATCCGGCGATCTACGGGCGCTTTTCGGAGCGGATCAAGGACCCGGCGGGTTTCCACCTCGACATCCCGCCGCGCCGCCGCGTGTGGGCGACCCCGAACGGCAAGGCGAATTTCCTGATCCTGCCGGGGCTCCACGCCAACGCGCCCGTCGCCGACCCCGCGATGCTGCGGCTCGCGACGGTGCGTTCGCACGACCAGTTCAACACCACCGTCTACAGCTACAACGACCGCTACCGCGGCGTGTACGGCGACCGGATGGTGCTCTTCGTCAACGCCGGGGACCGCGCCGCGCGCGGCTTCGAGGCGGGAGCGCAAGTGACGCTCGAGACGATCAGCCCCGATGGCGTCGTGCGCCGCGTCGAGGGGCTTACCCTGCTCGACTATCCGATGTCGCGCGGCGCGGTGGCGGGCTATTATCCCGAACTCAACCCGCTGTTGCCGCTCGCTTATTACGACAAGGTCAGCGGCTGTCCGGCGGCAAAATCGATCCCGGTGCGGATCGTCGCCGCGGGAGCCTGA